From Selenomonas sp. AB3002, one genomic window encodes:
- a CDS encoding adenylosuccinate synthase — protein sequence MSTVVITGTQWGDEGKGKIVDYLAQQAETVVRFQGGSNAGHTVMVDGEAYKLRLLPSGILYKGTHNIIANGVVVNPEVMLQEMDAMEARGIDVSGIRLSDRAHVVMPYHRLMDGLGDEQKGEGKIGTTKNGIGPCYIDRDDRIGIRVCDWMDPEVFAEKLKVNLEKKNKELQAIYNHEPLDYDEIYKEYMGYADRLRPYVCDAITLLNDEIDSGRKVLFEGAQATMLDIDYGTYPYCTASHPISGGVAVGAGVSPKKIGKVYGVVKAYCTRVGEGPFPTEQLNEIGEKLREAGHEYGVVTGRPRRTGWLDAVVVRYAGVISGIDYMAITRLDILDGFDEIKMCTGYKYKGEILKLVPASLKVVAECEPVYETFEGWKTDISGIRKYEDLPEKARKYVERMAEVTGIDIGIVSVGPNRDQTIVVTKNIF from the coding sequence ATGTCTACTGTTGTTATTACTGGTACCCAGTGGGGCGATGAGGGCAAGGGGAAGATTGTTGACTACCTGGCCCAGCAGGCTGAGACTGTGGTGCGTTTCCAGGGGGGCAGTAATGCCGGGCACACCGTCATGGTTGATGGCGAGGCTTATAAGCTGCGCCTGCTTCCTTCCGGTATCCTTTATAAGGGGACACATAACATCATTGCTAATGGCGTGGTGGTGAATCCTGAGGTTATGCTGCAGGAAATGGATGCTATGGAAGCCCGTGGCATTGATGTGTCTGGCATCCGCTTGTCGGACCGGGCACACGTGGTCATGCCCTACCACCGTCTCATGGACGGCCTGGGTGATGAGCAGAAGGGTGAGGGCAAGATTGGCACTACCAAGAACGGCATCGGTCCCTGCTACATCGACCGTGATGACCGCATTGGCATCCGTGTCTGCGACTGGATGGATCCCGAGGTCTTCGCTGAGAAGCTGAAGGTGAATCTGGAAAAGAAGAACAAGGAACTGCAGGCTATCTATAACCATGAGCCCCTTGACTACGATGAGATCTACAAGGAGTACATGGGCTATGCTGACAGGCTCCGTCCCTATGTGTGCGATGCCATCACCCTGCTGAACGATGAAATCGACTCTGGCCGCAAGGTGCTCTTCGAGGGCGCCCAGGCTACCATGCTGGACATCGACTACGGCACTTATCCTTACTGCACTGCTTCCCACCCCATTTCTGGCGGCGTGGCTGTAGGCGCAGGGGTTTCTCCCAAGAAGATTGGCAAGGTCTATGGCGTGGTGAAGGCTTATTGCACCCGTGTGGGCGAAGGTCCCTTCCCCACTGAGCAGCTGAACGAGATCGGCGAGAAGCTCCGTGAGGCAGGCCATGAGTACGGCGTGGTCACTGGCCGTCCCCGCCGCACGGGCTGGCTGGATGCTGTGGTAGTGCGTTATGCAGGGGTTATCTCCGGCATCGACTACATGGCCATCACCCGTCTGGACATTCTGGACGGCTTTGACGAAATCAAGATGTGCACGGGCTACAAGTACAAGGGCGAGATCCTGAAGCTGGTGCCTGCCAGCTTGAAGGTAGTGGCCGAGTGCGAGCCTGTGTACGAGACCTTTGAGGGCTGGAAGACGGACATCAGCGGCATTCGCAAATACGAAGATCTGCCGGAGAAGGCCAGGAAGTATGTGGAGCGCATGGCTGAGGTCACGGGCATCGACATCGGCATCGTCTCCGTGGGTCCCAACCGCGACCAGACCATCGTGGTGACAAAAAATATTTTCTGA